In Poecile atricapillus isolate bPoeAtr1 chromosome 29, bPoeAtr1.hap1, whole genome shotgun sequence, the genomic window cagccctgggacagccctggggcagcagcagggagtatccagggagggatttgggaatggaaCAGGTGACAATGAAGGACCTGTGCAGGTAATTTTGGTCCagggggaggtgtccctgcccatgggacaAGGTGGATTTTagggcccttccaacccaaactgacCTGAGATTCCATAATAAggacagagattttttttcatccttcctCATGTGAGCTAAACTTTACTCCCTGTTCCTCCTCCACCacccttttctccctcccctcatgtattttctttaaattttcccatAGTGATGACAGAAAAACCACATTACTCACCATGGCTTCCTTGAGATCCCTGATCCTGGGACTCTGCTGCGAGCCTGGGCACTCGATCTGCTGCACCTCCtctaatttttccatttcatttgcAGTCTGGATTGGAAAAGTGACACGAGGAGGTGATACCAGCTGTAGGAAGGGAGATTTTTCTGCCAAAAACAGCTCTACCCTAGTTACAGGTGGAAGTGAAACTGTTCCACTACACAGCTGAAATCCACCTTTTCCTCAGGAACTCCAGAATGCTGGaatgaggaggagctggacaTGAAGTATAGAttggaaaggaggggaaaaccACCGGTGGACAGAACCTTCCACAAGTGCTTTGTCATTTAATTGCTGAGCATCCACCACGTGCAAATTGCCAGAATTCTAAGGGAACTGGAGGAGTTGTCATAAAATAACCCAACAGAACGTTGGAATTTAGGGAGAGGATGGAATCAGATTTTACCTGGACCTCAGACCTCCATCTTTCCCTTGGAGCTGGCTGCCCAAATTATTCCACAGTGCTCCAGTGAACGTTCAAAAAGATTTTATACACGGTgattatgaaaaaatatatacattatttttttctccatacaACAGAGCTACAATGTGCTGTTCTTTGTGCCAGGCTGACAAATACCACCTCACCCCTTATTTCCCAAACCCTACTTCAAACAAAGCGTTTATCCCCAGACCTGGTGGCGCCtgggggacagacacagggacaggtgtggAGGGAAGATTTTGTCGCCTTTTTGGCTGCATTTTTGCAGGCCAGGGTTGTTTCCCAGCCCAGGACCCACCTCCTGGAATGGTCTCAGCAGGATCTGGGCGCTCCTCTTGCCCCCTGGCTGGAGGCCGTAGGACCAGTGCTGCGCCAGGCACAGCCCCATGgccagcaggcacagcaggacACTGGCCACCATCCTCCTGGCCTTCTCCATCCTGgcagagacaaaaaaagtaCCTGTCTGCTCACAAAGGCACGACAGCTCCATTTGCACCTTGGAGAGGGATGGAAACGAGGCATTTTTCAGTCATGGGATGgtggaatgtgctggaaggGACTCACAGGAATTGTGgaattccagctcctggccctgcacagacaccccaaaaatcccaccctctgcctgctcctcttCTGATCTGCACCTCCTGGGCGGGAGCCCCAGCTGGATTTTCAGCCACTCCAGAAGTGTGGATTAGCTCACTTGAAAGAGATTGGACATCTGGAAAATTTGGCTGAAGATCTAAATTAGGATTTCTGAGTTCCCGGCATGTGTGGACCTCAAAGGTTGCATTCCCTGGTGGTGTTTGGTAGACGTGTTCAGCTGGTTCCTGCtctggtgtccctgctccttAAAAACTGCCCTTTGCAGTCTCTcctaatctttttttttcttttttctttttaagaggaGCATCTGCAAGCgctgaataaataaaaagggaGTGTGGGATGTTATTCCAGCACATTACCTGCTGCCTGAGAGAAGCTGAGGAGTAAAGTCCAGCAGCTCTTCTGCTCTGGAAAATGTCTGTCAATGTGCTCTCACCTCCCTTTTTATATCCAAGCACCCCAGTGCCACTTCTTTCCCAGCAGATTTTTCCCACTTCTCCCTCCCAGGCTGCAATTTTGGTATTACAGTGGCTGTCATGCAGCACAAGCAAAGCCCATAATTGGAACACCCCTGCGCAGCAATTAAATTCAGCTCCTTTCTCTAAGAGCCATAAAAGTAACAGCCTTGCTTTTAAGAGGTTGTAAATCCCACACTGGGATCCAGCTGGTCCTGCTGGGAATCACAGGAGTTTTTCTGTCAGTGAGTTCTGGCTTCTTTAGTGAACATTCTTGAGTGAGTTTGAATTTGTTGAGGGTGTGAAACGGGTGAGGAATTGAGCTCTTTAAGAATCCTGgaatattttgggttggaaaagactttaaaTTCATCTAtttccacccctgccctgggcagggacacctttccctaccccagggtgctccaagccccttccaacctggccttgggcacttccagggatggagacttCATGATCCAGGCAAAACCTCATGCCCATCTTCATTTATGAAGGAAACAACTCTTGGGTGCTCAAATGGAGCCTGTGGTTGCTCAAGTGCCCAGAGCAGTTTGAAATCCTCCTCCTTAATATTTAAATTCAGGTGCCTTGGTGTTCTTTGCTCTGTGAAATGCCAGGTGGGATTAAACTGGATGAGTCTGTGACTGTAAATGTACTTTGTTGGCATGATGGAGTCTCTGGTGTGAATaggatcccaaaatcctgtttaGAAGGGTCTGGAGTGACagggacaagggggaatgggttTAAATCGACAAGAAAGGAGGTTTAGATTTGGAAGAAATATATAATTTGGGTTTTATTAGGACAAATTCCTAcactgggaggggctgggatggaattcccagagcagctgtggctgcccctggatccgtggaagtgcccaaggccaggctggagcagcccaggacagTGGAAAGGGTCCCTGGGGATGGAATTGAGGGAAATGATCCTTAAGGcctcttccaactcaaaccattccatgattccccgTTTTTCAGTCTCGAGACTGAACACTAAACACTGCAGGTTTATATTTATTCGCATGCAGGAGTTCAGTTCAGTAATTTTGACTGCAGAAATTGGATTCCTCCCCACctggcagctcctctgccttGCTGTGAGCTCTTCTGTGCCACCTGATAATGTCTCGTGTTCCCTGCTCTCCAAACATCCTCTGCTCTGGCTCCCATGACCTCTTGGAGCTTTAATGGATTAAAGTGATTTAATAAGTAAATAATTCAGGGAGGATTTGGTGACTCTTAGTAGAGTCATTCTTCCTGCCCCCGTGCTCCTCCCactcctgcagggacagccagcACTGAGCTCAGCTCAGGTGATCAAGCTGAGAAATCAGTTGGGGTCAGGGGGAGAAATGTTCCTGTTGTCCGTGTGGATTTACCCAGGAATTCTCCCGTTTGgagcctccttcctcccctgctcAGCCTTGCAAAAATGAGTTATTTAGAGGTAAAAGCAGATTTGGTTCGGACATTTAAAGAGAGCTTTGCCCAATAATTGCAGTTTGTTATCCACCACTTACCCTGGCTCTGATGAGTCTGCCCTGAACAACTTTTTCTCCACAGGTTTCTGGTGCATCCACAGGAATTGGACTtttatgggtcccttccagctcaggacattccatgattctctcATTATTCTGACTCCCATTATTTTATTAAGCAAATATTAAAGGTGGGCACAAAAAGGGTGAGGAGTCTTTGAGAGGAATGACAAACCAAAAACAATTCCATGCAAATTCTCCCAATTAATGGATCAGAACCCCCACAGCACAATTGTTTTTCCAGCAGGTATTTTATGCTTTAAACCAAAAAATTCTTTTCACACGAGCCAGGTAAGATTTAAGGTTtttattcaaatgaaaacaaCCAAGCCACTTTTCTCTTTCACACTTTTTATTAATGCAACTTAAATTAGCTGGAACCTGCAAATTCTGCACAGGGCTCTtcacacagctctgtcctggcaaaAGAGGTACCTAAAATCCAGCTGTGAGTAATGGTGCCACATGCTGTGATTATTCCATAGTGCTTCAGTGAAAGTTCAAAGATATTTTATACACAGTGATTATgaaaatagatatatatatatatatatatttcccaTACAATAGTTTTACTTCTGCCAGCTACAAAatatgataaagaaaaataattcatttgtTTTTCTAGCCCTAGGAATCTTCTTCTACTGCAACAGACACAACATTCCCACTGAAAGCCATGAGGTGGGAGAAAGGACTCCAAAGTCACACTGCAATATTTCCCTGGAACCTACAGGCCATTTCTCCAAGGATATTGTGTTGTCCTAGAGCCTGATCCAGAGGGATCTGCAGGAAATAATCCCAATTCTGAACCTTGTGGCTCTGGGATTTTGAGCCTTGCCAAGTTCACATCACTTGCCTGAGTCAAATGAACTTGAAAAGGAGGGAGAATCCTGCAATTCCCCCAAGACACAGCCTCTCCCAGACTGGTGGCAAAGCAGCATTTTTGTAACAACAACTGAGACTACAAGACAACAGAAATTGCACTGCAAGGGAGAGACAACCCCCTGAAGAACTGTGGAACTCCAGCTCCTGTGGAACTCCAGCTGGCATCCACTGGTTCTTATTCCTCCTTTGTACTTCTACAGTAACAGCTTGATTTCCTTAAATTCAAGATTAGTTTTAACTTTGGGGTGGTTTAAGCATCTGAGGTAAGTTCTTGATGcacctttttttcatttatttttttatttttttggtataGTTTCTTCATGTGCTTTTTGATTGTGTGTAAAATAAGGGTGGTGTGAGCTGAGAACTCCATGGATCCTCAAGGGAAGCAGCTCCTTGTCCACATCCAGGGGTGCTGAGGCCTCTGCCCTGCACAACTCCCCCTTacaagcagctccagctgcttccagcaggTGTGGGAGGGCAAGGAGGGCACCTGACCCAGGCACCTGAAGCAGCCCAAACGGAACAGGGAGATCCAGCTGGGAAAAGGATGATGCCCAGGGAGCTTTCAGGGAGTCTTTTTGCATAGTACATGAAgggggaaacagggaaagaTTCACCTGCTGAGGGCATGAGGGGAGGCTGGAGCACGAGCTGGGGCCCCTCTGCCCTCTCTCTGCTTTGGTGACAGCTCTGTGCTTTCCTCTCTGCACTGAATTCACCACTAAGGGTGAAAACTCTGAGGAACTCCAGCCTGGAGTGCTCAGGATGTGTGAAAGCAGGATTATTCTCACCAGCTGTGATTGACTGTGAACCTCCACACTGCTTTGGAGAGGATTAATTAAAGACATCCAATTTCTGAGCAGGGATGTTCCCATCAGCTTCCACCCCAGCAGAGACCTGagcacccctggggacaccgagcTGCCCCTGGCATGGACACAGACTGGAAATACACCTGTAAACCTCAACTTGGTTGCTACTGTACAGGAGTAACATCTTCTATTCATATTGCAGCTACAGATTTAATAAATAGAATTGCATATATTGTgctttataaattaaaatgcattccAAAGTGAGGCAATGCTAAACAATGAAACCATTGAACCCTTTCCCCCCCAGAACCGGCCACACTGTCTGGTTTCAGCACCAGTCCACTTCCTCACTCTGCTCACAGAGGTACAAACTCTCTGCTGGTacctctgaaaacaaaaattccctccccaaaagTGATCAAAAAGTTTACCTAGGCACTACTGCAAATGTAAGGTGGCTAATAACCAGGACTTTAACTCaggaaggggaggaggtgaAGAAAGTCACAATGAATGGTtgaatttcttcctcttcagcATGTTTTGGCCCCTATCTGACACTCTGGGACATGTGCAGGGGTGTCAGCATCTCCTCAAAGATGGCTCCTTTCACATTAGATCCCCTCAAATTTGCTTCTTGTAGGTCACAACCTGACAGATCACAATTCtgaagggggaaaggaaaattaatattaacTGAATAGAGACAGAACTCTGTTCAAAAGTTTAACTCCATTTCCCTTAACTCAAATTCAACTTTGCAGCTGGAGAAAAGCCAGCAATCCCCTAAATTACCATCTTTTtgtacacatacacatatatatatatatatatgtaatatgtaCAGAAAATGAATGCTAACTCACCTCCAAGTCAGTCCCTGCCAGTGTGGCTCCTCTGAGGTTGCAGTTCTTTAGTTTGGCGTTTTTCAGTGTGGCCACTCGGAGGTTAATCCCTGTCATCTGACTGCCCTCCATGTCCACACCCTTCAGGTTGGCACCTGCAACACACCCACAGCgagggctgggagggaaacCCAGacatgcagcagctccaggtgatGCTTCCTAAGGGCTGGGGAAGCTGGGAGAGGTCACAGCAGAATTGGGAATTTCATGTTATTTGGCAGAAGCAGGCCAGTGAACTTCTGCTACGTGAATGTACAGGCAGAGGGCTGTTTCCAGGGAATAATTAACAGGCAGAAACTTACCTTCCAAATTAGCTTTAAGGCCTGAGGGATCTTCAAAGTTGCAGCCTTTCAGGGATGCTCCCTCTGCGTTGGAACACAACATCTTCACCCCCTGCAGGTTTGCACACTGGCAGGGACAGGATGTGAGTCATGAGGGTGTGAAGATAAATACCAAAAATCAGCAGAACACAGATTTAAATTCTAGAATTGCAACTGAACCCCCACCAAAGCACAACCCCCCTGTTACTGTGAGCAAGCACTGTGAGCAGAACAATCACAGAAAATATTgggaaactgattttttttttttgttccaatTCCTGTTTCCTGAGACAAGTGCAgggcagcccaggctgcccagggtgCTGCATCCTTACATCCAGCACAGATCCAGAGAGGTCAGCTCTCTCCAGGTTGGCACAGCACAGGTTGGCATGGGCCAGGTTGCAGCGGCTCAGATTGGCCATCTTGAAGTTGATGTAGCGAAGATCCAGGCGGGAAAGGTCAGCTCCGCTGAAATTCAGACCCTGGAAAAGCCAgtgaacaccccaaaaatggtcACAGAAGGGAAAGGGGAGGTCTGGACATAgaagaattaaaagaaacagGTCTGGGTAGTTGTGTGTAAACAGATGTACTGAAACACTTCCAGTACCTTAAAGGGGCTGGTAAAAAGATGGGAGAGACTTTTTGTATGGACAGagagtgccaggacaaggggcaatggaTTTGGAGATCAGGTTTTGATGAGATAtggggaagaaattcctccctgtgagggtggtgaggggctgggatggaattcccagagcagctgtggctgcctcatccctggaagcatccatggccaggctggagtgtcctgggacagtgggaggtgtccctgagATAGGAACAAGATtatccttaaggtcccttcccacctcaaaccattccagggtTCTAGATGAACATACACTCACAAGAGCATTCATTCTATTACATAACACCACGAAATGTAATTGCAAAGCTCTTGAGATTTGGGGATTTCCttaaaatctggttttaaaGTGCAAGAGGGCAGGGTTGGATCTGGTGTTAGGAAGCAATTCCTGGAGTTTTGCTGGAAAGACAAAGGCTGAGCTCCCTCACCTGACAGCGCAGCTCGGATTTGGTGGGTGTTGCCAGGAGGAATCTCACAAACTCCTTCCGAGAGATGGGAGAGTGATCCTCAGCCggctgggaattctggggagaggagcaggcagggactGAGTTACACATTCCCTGGGAGAGCAGGACGTTCATCCAGGGCTGACAGACAGCAAGGTACCTTAATAGCGATTTCCAGGTGTTCAATGAGGGAGTCGATCCCAAAAAACCTGGCTTCTTCCAAAACCCCTACAAACAAAGCAGTGCTGGTTATTGCAGGGAACTGCTGATCTAGAGAGCAGCACCCTTCTCTCCCCTTACTGgagaacacacacacattatACTGGATGTAACTGGGGAGAGAGTTTGCTTGCagctaaaaggaaaaacaactcAAGACACAACAGTTCCAACACCAGCATTAGGTTAAAGAGATCAACTCCAGAATTCCAGATATTAATCCAGTATAGATTTTTAATGCTCCAAAGGGAAATAACCAGCCTATCCTTGTTAAAGCAAGCACATGGAGCTGCACCGCTGAGACTCAATCCACCAAAGGGAAAACTCCCAACCACGGGGATAAGCACACAAAGCTCCCCCTGGCCTCACCACGGGCACCTGAGGGCAAAGCTTTAATTCCAAGGAGGAATAATTTAGGAGATGTCAGACAGGTAATACCTACCTAGCAAATTAATGCCATCATTTACAATGAGCTGTCCGTGACGCAAATAGTTCAAAATGGGCTCAAAATACTCAGGACTGCGGTCAATGAGGAAAGCTCCTCTAGGATCTTGCTTATTCCCCCAAGCATCTGTTTCCacaacatatatatatataaaattacttttgatgTAGTAATAGGAGAGCATTTGCTTCAGTTTTCAGAGTTTGTTATTACCAAAGGGGACTGGAATAGCAAACATTCCACTTGGAAGGGCGGTTCggagagagaaggaaggaaaagaggagtggggggaaaaaaatcagcttaaAATGAACTTGTTCCTGCTCTGAGTAACTGAATTTTTACCACATACAAAGAATCATGGAcaaaagcagcactgaaatTTTAGTCTGATTGTCTCCCCAAGGCTGCCTCGTGCACAGTTTGCTCACTGGCTCTGCTGACAAAACTGAGGAAGATGCAACAAGATGAAAACCTCAAatcagagaaacaaacaaaaaaaggaccCAAACTACTGACAATGGGTGGGAGCTGTATTTGCAGCTTCTGAGAGGATTACATTAGGTGGTGAGATGAcaaacagagagaaataaagttattaaaaataaatctctgttcTGCTCTGGTAATTTAATACACTTTAGATATTTTACTTTATGAACAATAGCCTCAGCTTGACAGCTTGCCTACTTTGCTCATTTATTAcgtaaaaataataaagtttatCTCAATATACTCACCTTTGTCTTTGAACATGTGTGCCAACATACTGTCAGGTTCTTTGTTAACCAAAGTGCTCctagaaaacaaaagcagcccAGCTTTACTTTTCCTTCATCTGTAAATGTTTAAGAATTAATTTCTTACAAAACTGTGGTGGCAAATACAAAATACAGAGAAAGCTGCAGGGGTCAAAGACCTTCACAGGAAGTTACTTTTTAAGGTCTTTTGCTTTACTGAAATGAAGGTTTTGAAGTTTTTGAAGACCATTTTTACCGGGTGGTGGTGAAATATCTGCCTCCCACATTGAGAGTCAGCCAGTCTGTGTGGGACCCTGTCAGCTCCTCCTGAGCTCTCCCATCAGTCTGAGGATCTGCAGAGAAGAAACAAAGTAATTACTGGAAAAATTGTGAATATTCTTTAATTACAAAGAGGTATCTTCTGAAAACACCACAAACTAAAATCTTAAGTTTAGATGAAATCAAAATCAACTCTATTAAATAGAAAGTTAAATATAAGAATTACAGACTCACCAATGAAGGGCTCCCCTTCACAGACAAACAAAACATCATCATCCCTGAGacaggagggggcagagggaagagaaaaagaaggttAAGCATAACTTACTGTTCATCTAATCAACAGTGGAACCTCTCCTGATTACTTTCAGATACATTATGACCACTGGCATTAGTTGGAACTTCTGAATCTGATTTTTACCTGTATTTTGCAGGTTCTACTGGATTGGAATGGACTGACTTCTCCAGAGATTTTATCTGCAGCAGCCAGGTAGGGACCACTTGTGTAATCAATTAATCCTtacaaaataattgcttttctcCCCAGTCTGGGACTATTCTGTGAAGCCAAAGCAGTGACAGAATTTGTCTCCTTTACAGAAACCCCCCCATTCCAGGACTGACTGGAACAGTGAGGATTTCATGGCACAAGCATTGTCCTGGAATCAACACAGGAGGAGCTAAAAAGGCCCCAAACACAGCTTGTATCAAGTTCTGAATCAATAAATGCTTTGAAGTTAAAAAGACACAAAAGGACCTTTGGGCATCctggctggaaatgtttttaGGGAAAGCACTGGGCATTGATTAAGGGTGATTAACAGGTTAGCCTCTTAATCCACAGCCTTGCTTTGCCTTTTCCTGGCTGATTCTCACCTAATCAAAGCAATATCATCAATGAGCCCCCCTTTCCCGTTGTAGACGCTGGTGGCTTTTATCCCAAGCTTGTTGCTGGCCACAGAGAGCAAATCTGAGAGAGTCCCATACACAGCCACGacctgggggaggagagaagATAGGAGGCTGtgaataaaaacaaaccccTGAAATTGTGCTCCAAAAGCCCTGTCCCTTCAGAGTTATCAGGGCTATTAGGAGGAGCAAAATCCATTTGGATCCTGACCAAGAAACGAGGGAAAAGACCAATTTTGCTGTTGAACACAAAAACAGGGTGATTTCGCACAGCTCCCACCAAAACTCACTGCAAGAGCAGCGAGGGAGTAACTGTTGCTGTAAGAATATAATTCAGTTATTTATTTCCCTAAATAAACACTGTTACTTCTTCTGTTCCAAGCCTCTCCCAAATGTACTTCCCTCCATAAAACCAAGGATTAAAGGACAAGCACATGAACTGTCTGCATTCAGGATGTGGATGGGAAAATCAAGATCACAGACAAAATTTAGCAGAAGTGCAAGGCTGAAATGCGGTCACATGAACTCCTGCAcgccaggccaggctggaaataGCGGGATTATGGCCAGAATTAATAGAATTACACATTTAAGCACAGTCACGTCAACGTCTACACTCAGAATGTGGATGGAAACACCAAGATTACACTCAGAATGTGGATGGAAACACCAAGATCACGGACTCTCAGTGGAAATGCATCCCGAGGCCTTTTGCTCTGCTGGACAAGCACTGCTTGGGCCTAAAAATCACTATTTTCGGTCTTGAGACGATTTGAGCAATTATATGCGATTATTCCCAGGTTACCCCCACGCAGGGTCAGTCTCCCCCCAGATCCCT contains:
- the GNRH1 gene encoding progonadoliberin-1 → MEKARRMVASVLLCLLAMGLCLAQHWSYGLQPGGKRSAQILLRPFQETANEMEKLEEVQQIECPGSQQSPRIRDLKEAMERLMEGEGRRKKV
- the KCTD9 gene encoding BTB/POZ domain-containing protein KCTD9 isoform X2 encodes the protein MRRVTLFVNGSARNGKVVAVYGTLSDLLSVASNKLGIKATSVYNGKGGLIDDIALIRDDDVLFVCEGEPFIDPQTDGRAQEELTGSHTDWLTLNVGGRYFTTTRSTLVNKEPDSMLAHMFKDKGVLEEARFFGIDSLIEHLEIAIKNSQPAEDHSPISRKEFVRFLLATPTKSELRCQGLNFSGADLSRLDLRYINFKMANLSRCNLAHANLCCANLERADLSGSVLDCANLQGVKMLCSNAEGASLKGCNFEDPSGLKANLEGANLKGVDMEGSQMTGINLRVATLKNAKLKNCNLRGATLAGTDLENCDLSGCDLQEANLRGSNVKGAIFEEMLTPLHMSQSVR
- the KCTD9 gene encoding BTB/POZ domain-containing protein KCTD9 isoform X1 produces the protein MRRVTLFVNGSARNGKVVAVYGTLSDLLSVASNKLGIKATSVYNGKGGLIDDIALIRDDDVLFVCEGEPFIDPQTDGRAQEELTGSHTDWLTLNVGGRYFTTTRSTLVNKEPDSMLAHMFKDKDAWGNKQDPRGAFLIDRSPEYFEPILNYLRHGQLIVNDGINLLGVLEEARFFGIDSLIEHLEIAIKNSQPAEDHSPISRKEFVRFLLATPTKSELRCQGLNFSGADLSRLDLRYINFKMANLSRCNLAHANLCCANLERADLSGSVLDCANLQGVKMLCSNAEGASLKGCNFEDPSGLKANLEGANLKGVDMEGSQMTGINLRVATLKNAKLKNCNLRGATLAGTDLENCDLSGCDLQEANLRGSNVKGAIFEEMLTPLHMSQSVR